GGAGCCGGCTCACCCAGGACTTGCGGGAGAACAGGGTCTCCACGGCCTGAGCGCGGACGGCGGGGCTGAATGCGCTGAAGTGGGCCAGCAGGGCATCGGCGCCTGCTTCCGTGTCGTAACCGCTCAGGGTGCGGATGGCGGCCACCTGGACTTCGCTGGCGTTCTGCCCTGCGAGGATTTCATCCAACAGGGGCAAGGTTGCCTCGGCGGGCGCAAAGGCCAGATTGCCGATGGCGGCTATCCGTTTGGGGGCTTCCTGGGCGCTGTCCGCGGAGATGGTGCGGGCTTCGGCGATCATGCCCTCGAGCAGGGCCTTGGCCTGGGCGCTTCCGGCGAGGACTTCGGGGGCGAGGGTGCCTTGACCGCCCATCTGCATGCCGGTGATGATGCCGCGGACGGCGGCCTGAGCGAGGGCCTCGTCGGCCCCTTCCAATTGCTCAATATCGTTTACCGTGGAGGCGAGGGTCTCGCGGGAACCGGTGGCGCCGGCATATTTCGCCAGCTCTTCCACCAGCGCGGGGGCCTTGGCGTTGCCACGGAAGGCGTCGTTGGCCAGCACGATCTGGAGCACTTCACCGGCGCCCGTGTAGAGCGAACTTTTGGCGGCGAGCTGGATCCACTCGTCATCCAAATCGGCCAGGAGCAGTTGGGCCAGGGCTTCATTGCGTTTGGCACCCGTGGCCGCTCCAAGACTGAAGGCGAGCTGGTAGCGAACCTGGGGCGTGGGGTCGCTCAACTGGGCCACGACGGCGTCCATCACCGCTTCATCGCTGTCGAGGAAGGCTTCGGCATGGCGAATGGCGTGTTCGCGCACCTTGGGGGATGTATCCTTCAGGCCGGTGAGCACGTCTTTCGCCGTCAGCGCGCCGAGACTGTTCAACGCATAGAGGGCGCGGAGGCGGCCTTGGGGATTTTTGCCCTTGACCAGCAGCACGCGGAGGGCGGGGGCGGCGCTGGGGTCCTGCTGTTCATAGAGCAGGCGGGCGGCGGTGTCCTGATGCCAGCCATTGTCGTGATCGAGGGTCAATACCAATTCGTTCGTATCGGCTGCGTCCAGGCGGGGCAGTGGGCGCTGTTTGAAGCCCTCGGGCAGCACACGGTAGATACGGCCCCGGTCCCGGCCGCTGGTGAGGTCGAGGTGCTGCTTGATGATGGGCGGCAGGCTGGCGGGGTGCTCGATGACCTCGCGGTACATATCCATTATATAGAGTGTGCCGTCGGGCGCGTTGGCGTACTGGGCCGGGCGGAACCAGATGTCCTTTGAGCGGACAAACTCGGTGTTTTCATCGGCGCGGCTGGCTTTGAGCTGGATGGCGCTTTCGTCGATGGTCTTGCGGTGGATCAGGTTGCTGCCCACGTCGCCGACGAAGGCGTTGCCATAGAATTCCTTCGGCCAGGCATCGCCGCGATAGATGGTGACGCCGGTGGCGCCGGTGAAATAGCCCGCGGGCTGTCCACCGCCTTCCACGATGCCGGGGACGATACCCTTGGCGCGCAGGCGGGTGCGGACGATGCGCCAGGGCTCCACGGGGCTGATGCGATACACGGTGGCCGCGGGGCCGTCGGTGGCGATGCTCACATGGGCCGTTGGGGAGGCCAGGTAGGGATTGCGGGCGAGGTAGTTGTCGTCGAACATGATCTGCTGGATGTGATCGCTGTTGGAGCTGACATAGCGCCGGCCCCAGGCATCGAGGCTCATGCCGTGCTGGCCGCCGCCGCTTACGGGGGTCAGTTTGCGGGTCCTGGGCTCGATCTTGAAATCGCGACCGCGCAGGGAGATGGGCAGGGCCGCCGGATCATTCCCGGGCTTTACATCCGCGCCGGAGGTGCTGGTTGCGCCGACGATCTGATTGTCCAGGTCCCACTGGAAGGTGTTGAGCAGGCCCTGAACGTTTTTCAGGCTGAATCCGGTATAGACCACCTCGCGGATATCGGCCACCCCGTCGCCTGTGGTGTCTTTGCAGTAAAGAATGTCCGGCGGGACGCCGACAAAGACGCCGCCGTCGTAGCAGATAACGGCGGTGGGCCAGGCGAGATCGCTCACATAGGTGGAGCGCTTGTCGAAGTGTCCGTCCTCGTCTGTATCCTCAAGCATGGCGATGAGGCCGCGGCGCTCTTCGTATTCCTCGGAGTAGTCGCGCATTTCGACGACGAACATGCGGCCGCGTTCGTCGAAGGAGAGGGCGATGGGGTCGGCGACGAGGGGTTCGGCGGCGACCTGGTCCATCTTGAAGCCGGGCAGCACCTCGAAGGAGGCTATGGCGTCTTCGGGCATCAGCGGGGCGATGCGCGGCAGTTCGGCGGTGTAGTCCCGCTCCAGGCTGTCGTTTTCGGCGTTCTGTGCGGGGGCGCCGCCGGCGCCGAGGGTGGCCACACAGGCACAGACAAGGGCACGGCGAGCCCAGGGACGCATCCGGTTCGAATACTTCATCGAAATCTCCACGGGTTTGGAACAAACATTGGATCGTGCGCGTCGGCGCGAAAATCGGGGCGCGGACGGGCGCGGGAAATGCCTGGGCTGGCGCACAAGGCGGCAACTGTGACGGGCGGACGCCTAGTATCGGAGTTACCCGCGTGGAATTTCAACCTTGGCGGGCGCTTCATCCGGGAATGGCGCGGTTGAATGAATTGCGCGGCATTGCGTCTGACTGATCGGGTGTGTATAGGTTTACGGTTTGAAGGCGGTCGCGATTTCTGGTATTGTTAGGGTTCCGCGAGAGTTGGGGCGACCTTCAATATCCGCCCCGGAACGCCCGTTCCGCCTCGGCCGGTTTGCAGTCTACGAATTGCAGGCCGCTTGCCCACTTTGGTTTGTCGATGATCCAATTGTATGGTCCAACATCCGTCAGGAGTACCAAACTCATGTACCGTTCTCTCCGCAGCACCGCCCTGACCGCGGCCCTCATGGCCGCGACCGTCGCATCGGCCGGCTCCATAACCGGCAAGGTGGTCTACGAAGGCAATGTCCCCCAGTTCAAACCCGTAGACACGAGCGGCGATCCGTCGTGCGCGGCGCATTTTGGCGACAATCCGCCCGTGAGCGAGGTGCTGGTGCTGGGTGAAGGCAATTCCCTGGCCAACATTCTGGTGAAGGTGACCAAGGGCCTGCCCGAGAAGACCTGGGAGGCGCCCAAAGAGCCGGTGGTGATGACCCAGGCGGGTTGCCGTTACTCGCCCCATGTGGCGGTGGTGCAGTTGGGCCAGGTGCTGAAGGTGCAGAATCCGGACGGGATCCTGCACAACGTGAACTGCCAGCCCAAGGTGAACCAGCCGGCGAACAAGGCGATGCCGAAGAACCTGACGGAGATCGACTTCAACTTCGACAAGCCCGAAGAGACACCCTTCCGCTTCAAGTGCGACGTGCACCCCTGGATGATGGCGTTCTGCGCCGTGATCCCCCACCCCTTCTTTGATGTAACGGAGAAGGACGGCGTGTTCACGATTGAGAATCTTGATCCGGGCGAGTACGAGATTGAAGCGTGGCACGAGCGCCTGGGCGTGCAGAAGGCGACGGTGACGGTGGCCGCCGACAAGCCGGGCGAGGCCAACTTCAAGTTCTCCAAGCCGACGCGGGAATAGGGCGTCGATCCGACGCCTGTTGCGGCCGGGCCATCCCTCGCCGCTCCGCGCCTAGACTGTCTTGAGCAATTGACGGACCCGGTCAGCCCCGGCTGGCCGGGACCTTTCACCAACAGGGGGTAAGGTTCGCACTCATGGACGCATCAACCGGCAATCGGACCGGGCGCGGGGGAATCGCGCGACTTCTATTTTCCACGGACCACAAAGTAGTCGCGCTACTTTACGTGGTGACGGCGCTGACCATGCTCATGACGGGGTTTCTCTTCATGTTGCTGATGCGCTGGCAGCTTGCCTACCCCCTCCAGCCCCTTCCCTGGGTCGGGAGCTGGTTTGCGGCGGATCACCCCTCCATGCCGGGCGGCGTGATCACCGCGAATTTCTACAACCAGTTGGGGGCGATGCACGGGACCATCATGGTGTTCCTGGCGGTGGTGCCCCTGGTCGTGGGCGGGTTTGGCACCTATCTCGTGCCGCTGATGCTGGGTGCGTCGGGTCTGGCCTTTCCGCGTCTGAGCCGGGCGGGCTACTGGTTTTATCTCGGGGGTGTCGTGGTGCTTCTGGGCAGTTTCTTCTCCCCCGGTGGCGCGGCCAACTCCGGCTGGACGGCCTATGCGCCGCTGGCGGTTATTGAGAACGCGGGCCAGTCCATCTGGCTTGTGGGCATGGCGCTGGTGTATCTGTCTTCGCTCCTGCTGAGCATCAACATGCTGGTTACGATTGTGCAGCTTCGGGCCGAGGGCATGCACTTCATGCGCCTGCCCTATTTCGTGTGGGCGCAACTGGTCACGGCGGTGCTACTGATTCTGGCTTTCCCGCCGCTGGCGGCGGCGGCCGTGATGCAGCTCATGGACCGGTTGATGGGATCGAGCTTTTTCCTCCCCAGCGGTCTGGTCGTGAGCGGCGAGGCGCTGGACGTGAGCGGCGGCGGCAGCGCCCTGCTGTGGCAGCATCTGTTCTGGTTCCTGGGCCATCCCGAGGTCTACGTGCTGCTGCTGCCTTCCTTCGGCATCATCGCGGAGATTATCGCCAACAACACGCGCAAGCCCCTTTTCGGCTACCGGGGCATGGTGTACGCCAGCCTGGGACTGGGCGCGCTTTCGCTGCTGGTCTGGGCCCACCACATGTATCTCACGGGTATGGGCGCGGCGCTGAGCGAATTTTTCCAATTGACAACCATCATGATCTCCGTGCCGTCGGTGATTATTGTCACGTCCCTTGTGGTTTCCCTCTGGGGCGGCTCCATCCGCTTTAATGTGCCCATGCTCTACGCCCTGGCCTTTCTGCCCATGTTCGGCATCGGCGGTCTCACGGGACTTCCCCTGGCGATGTCGGCCACCAATATTGTGCTGCACGACACGTATTACGTGATCGGCCACTTCCACTACGTGGTGGCGCCGGGCATACTTTTCGCCGTCTTCGCGGGGATCTATTACTGGTATCCCAAGGCCACGGGGCGGCAGATGAACACGCTGCTGGGCCACCTCCATTTCTGGCCTACGCTCATCTGCATGAACGGTATTTTCTCCCACCTTATCCTGCAAGGTTTCGCGGGGGTTTCCCGGCGCCTCTATGACGGCGGCGAGACCTACGCCCATGGTCTGGAAAACTTCGGGCTGAACTCCGCCGCGACCTGGTCCGCCTTTGGCCTGGGCGTCGTGCAGATCTTCTTCATTATCAATTTCTTCGGCAGCCTCAAGTGGGGCAGCAAGGTCGACAGCAATCCGTGGCGCGCGACGTCGATGGAGTGGGCGGCGCCGTCGCCCCCCCTGCCCGACATCAATTTTGACGCGCCGCCGAAGGCGTACCGAGGCTCGATGACCTACAGCCAGCCGGGCGCCGCGACCGATTTCACGCCCCAATGGGAGGAAGCGTAATGTCCACACCCTATTCCACGGGCATTCGACCCGATACCGGCCTGTATAACAGCAAGCTCGGCATGTGGCTTTTCCTCGCGGCGGAAGCCATGTTCTTTGGCGCGCTCTTTTCCAGCTATGCGTTCCTGCGCACGGCGTCGGCGTCCTGGCCCGATGGGTCAGACATCCTGCCCACCATCCCTGCACTGATCGCGGTGGTGGCGTGCGCGGTTGCCGCGGCCGCGGCAACCTACGCGTGGCGGGGAGCATCGAGGTCGGGCGGTTTCCCCGCGCGGGCACTCTGGATCGTGGCGGCCGCAAGTTTGGCCTCCGCCGTATTCATGGGACTGGGGCTCCGCCTGGAGTTTTCCGAGGGCATGACACCGGCCACGAACACGTTTTACGCCTGCTGGTACCTGATCACGGCGATGACCGCGGCCCATGCGGCGCCGGCGGGCGGATACGCCCTTTTTCTTTTGTGGCCCCGCCCCGAGGGGGATGAGGTTGGCTGCCAGTGCCTTCGGAACCGCATCGAGTGCCTGGGACTGTTGCTGCAATTCGTTGCCCTCGTTTGGGTGGCGGCGTTTGCCTGTTTTTACGTATTCTAGGGACCTTCAGGTCATGTCGCTCAAGGCATTTCACTGCTTCTTTGTCGCAATCGGCGTACTCGTCTGCAGCGCCTATGGCATGTGGCGGCTCGTGGCGGCGATGCGCGAGGGCGCGGGAGAGCTTGGCCCGGCTGTGCTTTCGCTAGCCACCGGCGCGGTCCTGCTGGTACACGGCATCCACTTTTACAAACAAACCGAGAAGGAGCCCTGGCTGTGAAGTATCTCGCTCTGATTTGCACCGTGCTCGCCTCCCCGCTTGCCATGGCCTGCGCGACCTGTTCCGGGCCGGCGGACGCCCCCCAGAGCCAGGGCATGAACGCCGCCATCCTTACACTGTTTTTCGTGCTGGGTTTTGTGGCGCTCACGGTCCTCTCCTTTGTCATCGCCATCGCCCTGCGCATCGCGCGGCACCGGCCCGAAGAGGCCACCGAGGCCGCAATTCAACCCCAAACCCTGGCAGGTTCCGTGTCATGAACTTCTATCCGTTTTCCTATTTTCCGGTTCTGGCCTCGGCCCACGGTGGCGCGATCGACCGTCTGATGGTGATCATTTTCAGCTTCATGCTGGTGGTGTTTACGGGATGGCTCGTCTTTTTCATCTGTGCCCTGTTCAAATTTCGTCAAGGCAAGAATCCCCAGGCCGTCAGCGAGGGTGTGAAAGGCAAGTGGGTCTATGGCCTCGCCGCTGGACTCTTCGTCGCGGAGATGATCATCCACTTCGGTCTTGGCGGCGGCATCAGCGCGGCTCAGCTCTCCGCCATCAGCCCGACGGAAGACACGCTCCAGGTGCGCGTGCTCGCCCAGCAGTTTGCCTGGAACATCCACTATCCCGGGGCCGATGGGATTTTTGGCACAACCGCGCCAAAGTTCTATAACGATCAGGGCAATCCCGTTGGCCTCGATCCGGACGACCCCCACGGCAAGGACGACATCGTCACTTTCAAGCAGCTTTTTCTGCCGGTGAATAAGCCGGTCCGTATCGAGGTGTCGTCGAAGGACGTGGTGCACGGCTTTTATCTGCCGGAGTTTCGCGTCAAGCAGGACGT
This region of Candidatus Hydrogenedentota bacterium genomic DNA includes:
- a CDS encoding cbb3-type cytochrome c oxidase subunit I: MDASTGNRTGRGGIARLLFSTDHKVVALLYVVTALTMLMTGFLFMLLMRWQLAYPLQPLPWVGSWFAADHPSMPGGVITANFYNQLGAMHGTIMVFLAVVPLVVGGFGTYLVPLMLGASGLAFPRLSRAGYWFYLGGVVVLLGSFFSPGGAANSGWTAYAPLAVIENAGQSIWLVGMALVYLSSLLLSINMLVTIVQLRAEGMHFMRLPYFVWAQLVTAVLLILAFPPLAAAAVMQLMDRLMGSSFFLPSGLVVSGEALDVSGGGSALLWQHLFWFLGHPEVYVLLLPSFGIIAEIIANNTRKPLFGYRGMVYASLGLGALSLLVWAHHMYLTGMGAALSEFFQLTTIMISVPSVIIVTSLVVSLWGGSIRFNVPMLYALAFLPMFGIGGLTGLPLAMSATNIVLHDTYYVIGHFHYVVAPGILFAVFAGIYYWYPKATGRQMNTLLGHLHFWPTLICMNGIFSHLILQGFAGVSRRLYDGGETYAHGLENFGLNSAATWSAFGLGVVQIFFIINFFGSLKWGSKVDSNPWRATSMEWAAPSPPLPDINFDAPPKAYRGSMTYSQPGAATDFTPQWEEA
- a CDS encoding c-type cytochrome; its protein translation is MKYSNRMRPWARRALVCACVATLGAGGAPAQNAENDSLERDYTAELPRIAPLMPEDAIASFEVLPGFKMDQVAAEPLVADPIALSFDERGRMFVVEMRDYSEEYEERRGLIAMLEDTDEDGHFDKRSTYVSDLAWPTAVICYDGGVFVGVPPDILYCKDTTGDGVADIREVVYTGFSLKNVQGLLNTFQWDLDNQIVGATSTSGADVKPGNDPAALPISLRGRDFKIEPRTRKLTPVSGGGQHGMSLDAWGRRYVSSNSDHIQQIMFDDNYLARNPYLASPTAHVSIATDGPAATVYRISPVEPWRIVRTRLRAKGIVPGIVEGGGQPAGYFTGATGVTIYRGDAWPKEFYGNAFVGDVGSNLIHRKTIDESAIQLKASRADENTEFVRSKDIWFRPAQYANAPDGTLYIMDMYREVIEHPASLPPIIKQHLDLTSGRDRGRIYRVLPEGFKQRPLPRLDAADTNELVLTLDHDNGWHQDTAARLLYEQQDPSAAPALRVLLVKGKNPQGRLRALYALNSLGALTAKDVLTGLKDTSPKVREHAIRHAEAFLDSDEAVMDAVVAQLSDPTPQVRYQLAFSLGAATGAKRNEALAQLLLADLDDEWIQLAAKSSLYTGAGEVLQIVLANDAFRGNAKAPALVEELAKYAGATGSRETLASTVNDIEQLEGADEALAQAAVRGIITGMQMGGQGTLAPEVLAGSAQAKALLEGMIAEARTISADSAQEAPKRIAAIGNLAFAPAEATLPLLDEILAGQNASEVQVAAIRTLSGYDTEAGADALLAHFSAFSPAVRAQAVETLFSRKSWVSRLLAALEAGTFSAKDLDSNRIHFLLNHSDAAIKEKAAALLGAQAPTARDQVVEAYRPALSLTGDKEKGRALFMEQCSKCHQLEGQGFAVGPDLSAIGNRGAEAILLNVLDPNREINPAYVNYTVETLDLETYSGLISGETATSITLSRASGEADTILRVNIESVESAELSLMPEGLEAAIDQQAMADLIAYLVSLSS